The genomic segment CGTGCTGCGGATCGTCCTCGTCCGCCTCGTATTCAATGACGTTTTTGTCGGGAAAATCCCGCTGCAGCCGCAGCTCGAACCTCCCCTCGATCGTCACGATCCGCTCCTCGTCAGGCATTGCGGCGATCAATGCCTTGATCAGATGGGTTTTCCCCGTATTGGTCGGGCCGATCACGACCATGTTAAAACGGGACTTCACGATGCAGCGGAGCAGCCTGTACACGGATTCGTCGATCGAGCGATACTCCGGCCTCAGCAGCGTCTGCAGATCGAAGCGCCTGACCGTATAAAAACGGATCGTGAGCGTGGGCTGCGCTGTAAAGCCGAAACCGGTCATTGTCACACGCGAACCGTCCTGGAGCAGTACCTCCGCCCACCGCTTGCGCGGGCTGATCGAATCGTCATTGAACAGAACGAGATTCTGCTGTATCCGCTCCACCTGCGCAATCGTATTGAAACTGAAGGCGGAACGGGACGCCACGCCGTCCCTCACCTCGAAAATGCGCGTGCCGACGACTTGCACCTCTTCAAGCCCTTCGCGGTCCTTGAGGACGAGCTCCAGCACGTTCAGGCCGATAACCTCCGCGAACAGCGCTTCTGCAAGCGAACCGTATGGCAGTTGCCCGAAGCTGGCATGCTGAAGTCTTTTTTTAATGATCCAGTCGGATAAAATGGCAAGCAACTCCTGACGCTCCTGCGGAAATCCGATGACGGCCCGATTGAGCTTCTCCGCATAACGTCTCCGATCGTCGTCGCTGAAGCCCCGCGGCGATGCCAGCATATGCCGCGCTTCCTCTGTCAATGCGCCTAAGTCCTGACCGCCGGGCCCCGATACGCCCTCCTCCGAGATGCCGTAAGGCGGAGGACCTTGCTTGCCCTCTTGTAGTTGCGCTGCGTAAGCCGCCGCAGAGAAGCGGGATAATGGATCCGGCCTCTCCCCGTCTTGCCCATCGTCCGCCTTGCCATAAACAGCGGTCATCGGCCTCGGCTCCTGTGCTGCAGCAGCCTCCGCAGCCAGGGCCGCTCGGTTCGCTTTAGCCGCTCTTCCCAATTCAACTGCCTTAGCAGCGTGCCCGCGACCGGATCGAAAGCAGAGGCGTGGCGCTCGTCGGCCGCCAGCCATTCGTCCAGACGCCCGCTGTCGAGCTGCAAATGCACACTCTCGGCGAGCTGCAGCTCGGACAGCGAAATAGCTCCCGTTTCCTTGCGAATTTCCTTCATTCCAAATCCCCCCGCATGCCTGTATTTGCTCTGCATCAGCACTAGATGATAATTCGCAAGCGACAGCCCGAACTGCGAGCCGACCTGCCCCGTCCATCGGTTCACATCTTCCTGGAAGTGCGTAAGGCTGCCGGTCGTCACCAGACACCGGTGATCTGCGGCCCGCATGGCGCATACCGTCGCAGCATTATCCCAATAGGCGCTCACGTCCGCCACCGTCACATCGAACGCGTCTCGCGCAGCCGCAATCAGCGTATCCATCTGCTCGGGCTCGTAATACTCGGCCTGATCCCGCGCCAGATTGCCGAACAGCACGTGCAGGCCGTCAAGCCGTGAAGGCGCAAAGGCATACTGTCTGAGCTTCGATCCCGTCAACGTGCCCGACTTCAGCTCCGGCCGCATGCCGCCGAGCGTAATCTCGGGTCTGTCGATGCCGAGATACAGATGCGTCTTGGCGCTCTTCAAGTTCAAGCATAGGTAACCGACTCTCTTGCCCGTTACCGAGGCAATCCGGTAAGCGGTCCCGAATGCCGCAAGCGAGGTGCCGATATTCGGCGTCGAGCCCGCAAAAGCAATCAGCGATCCCTGCTGGCCGCTCATGAGCCCGACGCCTCCCCCGACTCGAACGACGACGCGTCGAAGGCGACGATCAGCTTGGACTTCCCTTCCTTGCACGCGTTGTCCAGTTCGAGCCATTGCGCTTCGGTCAAATTGAGATTGACCGCGTCGATACTGCCATTGGCGTCCCGCCTGGAGGCATACATCCGCTCTTTGTCGCCTTCGGCCATGGACAGCAGATTCGAGCTCTTCGGATTGTCGATCTCCTGATTCGAAGCGGTCTTGACCGCTGCCACGACGACAGGCTCCGCGAACAGCCTACGCGAGGCGCCACCCTCTGCAGACAAATATACGATCGCCCGGTCGCCCGCCCGGATGCCGCTGGAGACGGACTTCACGTAATCCCGCGGCACCTGAAAGGTCGCTTCGCCGAGCCGCGGCAGCAGTCTGAATTTATCCAGCTTCCACCTGAGCAGCGGCTCCCCGCCGCCCAGCGGCACGGAAGACTCCAGCCCGTCCGCATCGTCCATATCGACGATCATCTCATCGGTAACTGCGCCGCTAGGCAAGCGAAGCTTCGTCAGCATCTCCCGGCCGAGCGACGTGCCGGCGGGCACGAACTGCTTCGGCACGACAACCTCTATCGTCTCCGTCAGCCTGATCTGCCTCATCTGCAGCAAATAAACGCCGTAAACAAGCAAACCTGATAATACGGCCGCGGAAACGCTGATCCGTATCTGTCTTCCTCTGTTCAACGACAACCCTCCCTTGACGACGGCAAACAAAAAAACGCAGGCACAAGAGAGACTGAGCTCTCTGTCGCCTGCGTTCTTCGCAGTCGTTGCTTTTACATATAACTTCGTACCGCCAATATAGCAGAGGAAAGCCGGGCTTGTAAACCCCTTTTTTTCCATTGTTCGACAATTTCCCGGGAAATTCAGGAAACCATCTCGCTTAAGACTACGCGGAAACGTACGGATTTTCCTGTTTTTCTTCTCCGATGGTCGTCTCGGGGCCGTGTCCGGGCAATACGAGCGTATCGTCCGGGAGCGTGTACAGCTTGCCGCGAATGGACTTCGCGAGCGTATCCTGATGGCCGCCGGGCAAATCGGTGCGTCCGACGGAGCGGCGAAACAGCGCGTCGCCGGCGAACACCAGATCCCCGCACACAAAGCTGACGCTGCCCGGCGAATGTCCTGGCGTATGGCGCACCTCGAACGTTTCGCCGATCAACTGCAGCTTCTGCCCGTCCGCAAGCGTATGATCGGGAGGACCGCTCTTGACCGGCGCCGTCACGTCGCTCCAGCGGGCGGAGCCGTTCTTGGCCGGATCGGTCAGCCAATCCTTCTCCAGCGGATGAAGATAAACGGGGCAGCCCCACTTCGTACGAAGCTCGTCCACGCCGCCGATATGGTCGAAGTGCGCATGCGTGAGCAAAATCGCTTCGACTTGAAGGCCCGCGACCTTGCGCAGGAGCGCCGGATCGGCGGTACCCGGGTCGATCACGATCGCCCGCGTCCGCGTCGCGTCGACGACAACGTAAGCGTTGGTCTGAAGCGGACCGAGCGGAAAGGCTTGAAAAGTCAGCATCTGCAAAACTCCCTTAGACGCGTTCGAGCACGTCCTGCAGTTCCCAAAGGATGACAGGCGTATACTCGGAGGCATCGCCGTATTGCTTGACGATCTCTTTGCGCGCGACGGACAGATTGTCCTGATAAGTAGGTGCCTGATTGTCCGGATTCGCTTCCTTGAAAGCGATCATGACGTCCTGGACGTGCTGCGGGCGAGGTCCCCACTTGCCGAGAAGCGCGCCGCCGGTGTCCGTGACGAGGACGATCGGAATCGAGCGTCCGCCCAATGTCAGATGTTGGTCGATCAGGTCGAAGTGCTGTTCGATGATCATGACCTCGGTTGGGATGCCTGCGGTCTCGAACGCGCGGAAAACGACGGGTACGCTGCGCAGCGCGTCGCCGCACCAATCCGCGGTGATGATCATGGCGCGAAGGTCGTCGCGGTTGTTAAGCGATTCGAAGAACTCCTGGCTCTTCGCGTCCGGCCATGTGAAGCTGTCGTAATTAGCGTTAAAGTCTTCTTTGTTCTTCTCCATCCCGTCCATAAAAGCGCGCGGCGAGATGCCCTGGTTAAACTTGTGTGCGAGCTGTTGGCTCATGCGATATCCCTCGTTTCGACAACGTAAATGAACTTGATCCTATTGTAGCAATCCCTGCGCCAAAAGGAAAACCATGCGAACGAAAAAAAGCAAATCCGTTAAATGGATTTGCCCCGCTTGCGCAAATAGATATAAACGAAATAAACGATAAGTGCCGCGAGCGCGATCAGGATAATCGGACGAACGTAAGGCGCGGCCTTCTCGTCGATCTGTTCCCAGTTGTCTCCGAGGGACTTGCCGAGCCAGACGAACAAAATCGACCATGGAATGGACGCGAGCAGCGTCAAGCCGCTGAACAACGCCAGATTCATCCTGGCCATGCCGGCCGGGATAGAGATGACCTGTCGCATAACGGGCACGAACCGCGCGGTAAAAACGATAATCGGCCCGTACTTTTGGAACCACTGCTCCGATTTGTCGACATGCTTGGGCTTCAAATGCAGAAATTTGCCGTAACGGTCCACGATCGGTCTGCCGCCGTAACGGCCGATTGCATACAGAATCCACTGCTGGATCAGCGCCCCGATAACGCCGCATGCGACCGCGCCCCAGAAATTGACGTCTCCCTTCCAGACCAGGTAGCCGCCGTAGCCGAGCACGATCTCGCTGGGGATGACCTCGATGGCGAGGCCGATAACAATCCCGAAATAACCGAGACTTTCAATCCAATGCAGCAACTGGTTAAGCCATTCGTGAATCGTATCCATCCTATGTACCTGCTCTCTTCATCGTATTTGCGTCGTGGAACAAACGCGATATAAGTAGGGGCCGGAACCTTTTCCATTCTAGCATATCCGCCTATCCCGATTCTACTTGGCCCGGGTCCAGGTAGAAACGATGTCATGCGGGGACGGGCCTGCGCATACAAATTTAATAGGACAAAGCCGAAGAGGAGCGAACGGATATGAGCAAAGTCATGTTTATCAGCAAAAAAAGGATTCAGTGGTACATCGCAGCCTTGGCCATCGTCGTGCTTGGCGCGGCCTACGCAGGTTGGCATCGGACGCAGGCGGCTTCCGCCCCTCCGCCCACGGACGTGCAGGTCCGTTACATCGTAACGACCGAATTCAATTCGACGACAGACAGCGGGCAGGAAATCGAGGCGTATCGCTGGGATCCGGGCACGATCCCGGTCAAAAAAGGACAGCCAGTCGAACTGCGCATCACCGGCGTCAACGGCCAGTCGCATCCCTTTACGATCGAAGGACTCGGCGTCAAGGCTACCGTAACGAAAGGAAAAACGACAGTTGTCCGCTTTACGCCCAAGGAAGCCGGCACCTATGCCATCGTCTGCGAGACGCATAGCGATCCGAAGGACGGCGTCCCGATGGTCGGCTATCTCGTCGTTCAATAATCGTCGCCGTTGACGCCCGCAAGACCGGCAGTCCTCGTAACCCCGCGCTCCTCCACCGCATAGATTAACGCGGAGAGGAGCGCTTCCGCATGAAAAACGACTTGGGCAAGCACGCCGGCTCACTGCCTACCGCCAGGGTCATCAGGCGCGCGTGCGGCAACGAATTGTACCGGACCGTCAAGCGGCTCAAGGCATACGTGCCCGACGCCAAAGTGAAGGAAGCGGAGGAACTGTACGTCCGCCGCGTCATGTTGAATCTGCTGTGGATTCACGAACACCGCAGCGACCGCAAAAAGCTGGCGGATTGGTGGGAAGCCGAAGTATCCTCCGATATCGCTAGCCTGTGGGAGATCGACCAAGACCGTCTCGTCCGGGCGTTCCGGGACGCGTTCGGCGGTTAAGCCCCGGCCATTCCCGCAGATAAAAGCCCGGCAGCGCCGCTTCGAAAACGATGCGTATGCTGCCGGGCTTGTTTTATTTGTCTTTGTCATCAAGCAACAGCAAGGCCTGCGCCTCTCTCTGCCAGTCCGCGTCCCCGTCCCGCAGCGCCTCCCGAAGCCATGGCTCCGCTTCTGCGCGGCGGCCGGCCGATATCGCGCATCTCGCAGCGTTGACCTTCGCGGAGACGAACAGCTCGGTGCCGGACCACGGGTTGGACTTGCCGGCATATTGCCGCGCGTACAACGCTTCGTACCGTTCAAAAAAGCCGATGCCAGCGAGCCCCGCAAGCCTGGCGCCTTCGTCGTCCCCTTCATCCATGAGCTGCTGCGCCAGATTCGCGAATCTGGCGATGACCGCATTTTGCGAATCGCGGTCGAAGCGCGCAAGGCGAAGCGCCTCCTTTAAATGCGTCTCCGCTTCCCCAATTGCGCCCGCGTCCGCGTATGCCATTCCAAGCGCGTAATGCACGGTCGGCGAATTCGGTTCGTACCGCAGCCCTTCCAGCAGCCATGCGGCCCGCTCGGCCGCCGGCAGCAGCTGCGAAGCTTCGAGACGCGGACGGTTCCACGGCGGATTGTGCCGCTGAGCATCGAGCAGCAGCGCAAGCTTCGCCGCATCGCCTCGGGCGGTTTGCGCCGCTGCGTACGCGCCGGCCGCCGACTTGTAGCGGATGGCCGGCGCCGTGGCGGCGATCGCAACCGCGAGCAGCAGAAGGATCGGACCGGCGAGGCGGAAGATGCGCAATGTCTCCGCGGCAACGGCGCCCGTAGACGCAAGCGGCCGCACGGGCGAGGGCTGTCGCGCCGGAAGCGACAAATGCAGCGCCAGCCAGAAGAGCAGCAGCAGCCAGATATAAGCATAGGACCAATCGAAATCGATGCCTGCGTGCAGCAGCAGCACTGCAGCCGGTCCCCAAACGCGCCCGGCTCCTTCACGCCGCCAAAGGATAACCGCAAAGACGGCCAGCATGGCAAGCAGCGCGGCAAAACCGATCGCCCCCGTGTCGATGAGCACTTCCAGGTAGCCGCTATGAACCTCGTTTCCAATATACGGACCGCTCTGGTACAAGCCCACCTGCATGCGCCAGGCTTCTCCTCCTGCGCCCAGCAGCGGGCGGTCGGCGAACATGCGCAGCGCGTCCGCATAATATAGCGTGCGTGCGCCCGCCGTCTCCAGGTTGCCTTCCGCCCGTCCGCCGGAGCCACCTCCGGAGGCAAGCAGCAGGTAAGCGATCGCTGCGCAAATCGCAAATACAGCCGCGCCGCCCCATACGCCGGTCAGCAGCCGACGCAGCCGCGCCAGAGCCTTCAACGCCCTTGTAGCCTCGGGCGGCCGCAGCAGCCGTGCCGTCAAAGCGAATAGCGCCGTCGTAGCGATCAGCGCCCAGATGCCGTCTCCCGGCGTCCCGTTCTCCATTGCGCCGAACGCGAATCTGGCGGCGATTGCGGCGCAAAGCGAGGCGATGCCTGCGACCGCCAGGCCGTAGCCCCGACGTTCCCGGCGAAAAGCCGCGAGCAGCGACACGAAGCCTGCCGCGGCAAGTGCAAGCATGGCGCCGCGAGACTCGGTCAGCAGCAGCGCGGTCAACGCAGGCACGAGCGACACGGCCGCAAAACCGCTTGCTGCGCGACCCGGCCGGTTGAGCAGCTGCCACAGCGCGAGCGTGTAGAACGCCGCTACGGCGCCGCAGGCGTTGGGATATTGAAGAAAGCCGGCCAACCTCGCGCCGGTCATCGACAATGCGGCATCCGACGACCGGTAGACGATATCCGGATAACGAATCCAGCCAAACCAGCCTGCCAGCCCGCCCCATACGAAGTACAAGCCTGCGGCATGCAAGGCTGCGTGCCCTGCCGCTTTGCCGCCGCGCATTGAGGCAAACATCGCCGCCAGCGTCAGCCACGCGCCGTATGCGCACCATCGCAGCAGGCTGTCCGCCGTCCCCTTAACGGACGCCGGACCTGCGAGCCATGCGCAGCCGTAGGCGGCCGCAAGTCCCAGCGGCGCCAGCGCCCACCAGGGAAGCGCACGTCGGGCTGCAATCGCAGAAGCTGCGACCGCTCCGGCAGCCAAGACGATCAGCGCGGCCTCTGCGCCATACAGATCCGCGTCGTAGAAGAGTCCTTGCCTGTATGCGGCCCAGCCTAAAAAGCAAGCGAAGAGCAAGCCGCCGCCAAGCACGGTCGACAGCCGCAATATACCTTTATGCATCATGGAAAACCCCTGCTCCGCTAAGCGTCATATCTCTAGCGTAGCGGCTTTGCCATCCGGCCGCAAGCATAGTCTCCTCGGACCTTCGCCCATGCGAAATAACCCTCCTCCGGGCAACGGACAATCGCCGTCTTTGGATAGGGCTTGAGCTTTACGGCCGCAATGAACGATAAGCGGGCTTTGCGCTTTAAGCTGTGGCTTTGAGCCGTTGCTGTGGCTTTGAGCCGTTGCTGTGGCTTTGAGCCGTTGCTGTGGCTTTGAGCCGTTGCTATGGCACTGTCCCGGTGTTACGCTTCGAGCCTGTGCGGCTCCGACTGAAGCTTGGCGAGATGTTTGCTGTCATACAGACGCCGGTCCGCCGCAGCCGACAGCTCCGCCAGCGTCGTTCCGTCTTCCGGATAGAAGGCGTACCCACAGGATGCGGACAAGCGGAGCCCGCTGTGCAAAGACAAGCCCTCCATGCGTTCGTCGATCGCGCGCTTCAGGCACTCCGCCTCCTGCCGGTCGGCATAAGGACATAACAGCAAAAACTCGTCGCCGCCCCAACGGCAAACGATCTCGCCGCGGACGGCCGATTCTTCCAGTGCGCCCGCTGCCATCGAAATGGCCCTGTCTCCCTCGGCATGCCCGAGCCCGTCATTAATAAGCTTGAAATCGTTCAGATCGATCAGCATGACTGCCAGGCGCTTGCGGCGCGCCTCCGCTTGCTTCAAGAGGCCCACGATGCAGCGATGCGCAAAGCCACGGTTCCATAGACCGGTCAAGCTGTCGCGGTCCGCACGCTGCTTCAACCTGTCGTATCGTCTGCCGAGCAAGCCGAAGGCGGGAAACAAAACAAGCGCGAAGCCCGCAGCTTCCCACAATGCATAATGCCCTGTCGAAGCCATATACCGGTGTGCCAATCCCGCCGCGCCGACGGCCGCGCTTACCAGCGCGGCGGCGGCCAGCCCGGTCAGGAGTCCGCGATTATCCATTTACCGATCGCTCCTTCTCAATGCCTCATGGGGGTTACGAGACGACGACACGATTGCGTCCTTCGTTTTTAGCCTTGTAGAGCGCCACGTCCGCCTTAGAAAATAACGTTTGCAATACATCGCCGATGTCATCCGGATTCGCGACGGCATCCGTCCCGGCAGCTGCTTCTTCATCGGTCGCTTCCGTGACGATTCCCATGCTAATCGTGACGCATATCGTCTCGCCGGCTGTCCGAACCTTGTTGTGAAGCACGGAAGACATAATGCGGTCCGCCACTTTTTGCGCCTCTTCCCGGCTTGTCTGCGGTAAAAATACAGTGAACTCCTCGCCGCCGTAACGCGCCAGCAGATCGAAGCTTCTGAGCGTCGAGCGCACGGCTTCGGCAGTCGCCCTCAGTACCTCGTCGCCGGCGAGATGACCGTACCGGTCGTTGATCTGTTTAAAGTGGTCGATATCGAACAGAAGGATGGAAAACGGAACGTTTCGCTGCTTGCAGAGAAAGGCTTCGTGCTCGACGTAATGCTGGAAAAAGGTGCGGTTGTAACAGCCGGTCAAACCGTCCGTAATCGCAGCCTGTTCAAGCTTTTTGTTGACGCGGTACAGCTCGTCCTGCATCGCGATCAGCTCCAGGTTCCGCTCGTGAAGCGCCTCGTTCTTCTGGTTCATCTCGTCGATCAGCTTGCGTTGTTCGGTGACGTCGAAGAAGGCGACGATACGCCCTTGCAGACTCTTGAATTGATCCAGCAGCGGCGAGATCTGCAGCGAGACCGATTTGTAATGCCCGTTCGTCAGCAAAATCTCCGTGCGGATTTTTTCTCCGGGATGATGCCTGTATTTGAACAAAAAATCGCTAACGTCGTTGGCTGGCTGACCGGACATCAGGAAGCGCTCCAGATCGAAGGTTTCCCCCTTTACGGGCTGCGCAAAGCCGACGGCGCTGCGGTTAAAGTCCAACACCTTGCAGCCTTCGTCGATGACGATAATTCCCGTTTCCACCTGCTCGTAAATTTTGTGTTTGGCTGTATCGACTAGATCGAATACGCCATACCGGTAGATGGCGATGACGAAGCAGATGTCCGACAAGACGATGCCGGCCGAGGTGAGGCCTTGAACCACACCAAGCCAAGGCGACAGCACGACGTTGAACAGCAGATCGAGCACCGCGAACACCGTGAGCACGAACATGCCGAGCAAGGATGTCGCCAGTTGCTTGCGCTCGTTGAGCGAACGCACCGTCCGATGAGCGTTGAACATATGAAGCAGCGCGATAAAGAAATAGGCGAATTGAACGAAGGTCATAATCCAAAAAAGCGGACCGTATTCACGATCGCCGTATTGTCCGTTCTCCGGCTTCAGGAATTGGCTGAACGGATTGACGATCGCTGACGCCGCGCAGAGAAACGCAGGCATGAGAAAAGCAAGCATACGGGGCGGCCTTCGCAAATAATGCGTGCGCCTCGTGAGGAACAGTACGAACGCGAGCCAGCCGGGCCCCAGCAAACTCAGCGCGACAAAAGATACGGTCAAATAGAAATGCTGGTAGGAGGGGATGTCCGTGGAGCGCACGCCGACCTGTCCTAGCGGCCAGAGCATCATGATAAAATGAAAGGCCAGATAAACCTTGTGCGTTCTGGAAATCGGATTCAAGGCAATGAAAAGGCCGAGCAGCACAAACAGACAAACGAATAACAGAAAGTCTGGCCGTAGAAATTCCAATCGGCTCACCTTTTCATGGAAAGACTAACCCTTTAACCCGGGGCAATTGATTTATTCTAACATAGCCGGGATTTTGCCGACAAGACGAATGGCAAACTTTGTAAATATAACATTTTTAATTTATTTCGTTTCCGCTTTTAATTCCATATTATTTTCCATATAAGGCGAAATGGATAAAAAATCCCGAAACTTTTCGTAATCCCGCAAAGTCTGAGGGGACACAGGCGAACCGCTGCGCACGGCCCGGATCAGCAGATTTTTGGGCGTATGCTCCAAATCGATAAATTCCAGCATTTGCACCTTGTAGCCAGATACCTCAAGCAGCTGTGCCCGCACCGCATCGGTGACGAGCGCGGAGAACCGTTCCTTCAAAATGCCGTGCCGCAGCAGCGGCTTAAGCAGCGGTTGCTCGATCTGGCGCATCAGCTCGTGCTGGCAGCAAGGCACCGACAAGATAACCGAAGCCTGCCAGCCCACTGCCTTGAGCAGCGCCGCGTCTGTCGCCGTATCGCAGGCATGCAGCGTCACGACCATGTCTACCCGGTCGGTGTCGGCATAATCGGCGATATCGCCTACCGCGAACCGCAGGCGGTCCCAGCCCAGCCGGTCGGCCAGCTTCGAGCAGTCCGCGATGACGTCGGCCTTCAGATCGAGTCCGATAATCCGTACGGGCAGACGTTCCTTGATCGCAAGCAAATGGTACAGCGCGAACGTCAAATAAGATTTGCCGCAGCCGAAGTCGACGATAGTTAGCTCCCTGTCCGTCGGCAAATGGGAAATGACATCGGATACCATCTCGAGAAACCGGTTGATCTGCCTATACTTATCGTATTTCGCCTTGATCACCCGTCCCTCGGGCGTCATGACGCCGAGCGCTTCTAGGAAAGGCACCGGCTCGCCCTCGGGAAGCACATACGTTTTGGTCCGGTTGTGCGAAGGCGTTGACTCAAGGACGCCCCCGGTTTCAGCCGCTTTGGCTGTCGGCGCGCTGCGGAGAATAACGGCTTTGCCCTTTTTGTTGACGAGAATTTGTATGTCGTTGTCGGGCGTCTTCAGCAGCGCCTGCCGGTAATCGCGTTCGACGAGACGCAGCAGCTCGGCGGCCGCTTCGCCGGGCGCCAGGTTCTGATGCAGCGCCTTCGCGCCGGCGAACCGTTCGAACTGATAGCGCAGCTCGCCCTTCAGTAGGACGGGGCGGACGGCGATCTTGCGCGTCTCCTCCGACTTGCTGCGGGGCTGGCTGACGGTCGCCTGAATCAGCTTGCCCTCTTCGATCGCTCCCCGGACGAGGTCATTCAATTCTTCCGTTATCGTTTCCGCGCTCATGAAGCCGACTCCTTCGTCAGATTGTTCCATTGACGGACGCCTTCGCGCAGCTCGTCGCGCGAAAGACCGCCGCGCCCAAGCTCCTCGTCGCCCAACGCCTGAAGCCGCTCATAGAAAAGCAATCCTTCATCCGTGCCGGCATCGCCGACGTCGAAAAGATCGTACAAGCTGTTTTCCGCATCCGCATAACGGCCGTCATGCTCCTGCCATTCCCAGGCGGCTCGCAGCGTCTGCGCGGAGCCGTCCAGGCGCGCCGGTCCGTCGACAAGCCGCTCCATTCGCCGCTCCAGGTCGAGTCCTTCGACCGGACCGTGCGTGCGCAGCACGTAGCCGATCAGGCGCAGTGCCTTTTCCAGTCGCTGCAAGCTCTCCGCTTCGCGCCCCATGTCGGCCAGGATGTCGCCCTCCTCCTGCAAAAAGGCGCCGATCGCGCCGATCGCCTCGGCATCCGAGCGCCCCCCGCCGCCGAACATCGCGATCAGATCCGCATCCGACAGTCCGAGCGCGAGCCTCGCCCGCATCCGCAATTCTTTGCTCATGAATTCGTCGATCAACAGCAGCGCTTCCTCGTGCTTGCCTTGCTGCTTGAGTCCCATCAGCGCACCGAAGGCGACGGACATCTGATTGATCATGCGCATGAAATAATCGCGGTCAAACATCGGCTTCGCCCCGCTTCGCTTCGGCAACGAATGCCAGAATCGCTTCTGCGAAGGCTGTCGGCTGCTCCATCATGCCCATATGCCCCGCGCCCTCGAGCAAACGAAGCGTCACCCCAGGTCCGTCGACCGGGAATCGCTTGTCCGGCCCGATCACGTTGTCGGACTCGCCAGCGAGAAGCAGAATCGGCGACTCGAGCGCTTCGAGCACTCCGCGCCTGTCGGGACGCTCCTTCATGCCGAGAGCCGCTCCGATGCCGCCTTCCGCGGAAGTGCCAAAGCCGATCGTCAGCGCACGTTCGACCTGCGCTTGTAGCGGCGCCAGGTTATCCGCGGCAAACAGCTTCGGAACGAGATCGCGAATATGTCCCTGCATGCCCTCCCGGGAGATGCGCGCCGCCACCTTTTCCCGGTTCGCCTTGCCGTTGTCGTCATCCGGAAAAGTCGTGGAATGCAGCAAGCCCAGACCCAGCAGCCTGTCACCCGCGCGCTCGGCCAGCGCCAGCGCCGTATAGCCTCCCATGGAATGGCCCAGCACGAACGCTTGTCCGATATCCAAGGCGTCCAGCAGCTGCGCGGCATCGTCCGCAAGCTGTTCCATCGTGTACGTCCCTTCGGTCGCCGCGGACTCACCGTGGCCGCGCGCATCGGGAGCTATGACCCGCGCATGCGCCGACAGCAGGGGCAGCACGTCGTCCCAGTAACCTGCGCTGCCGCAGTAGCCGTGGAGCAGCAGCAAGGGGACGCCTTGTCCCTCGTCCAAATACGAGACTTCCAGACCGTTTTTTAATGTCAATCGGTTGCGAGCCATATCGTGCACATCCTTCCGCGGTTTTTTATTTATTTTAACGAACCGTCGTTCTCAAACTCAAATGCCGCATCTGCCGGCACGGCTTCGCGCGCGCCGAACGCTTGCGGGCGAACGGCCGCAAGCGCGGCGGCTGCGGCATCGGCGATCCGCTTCGCCATCTCCATCACGGCGTAAAGAGAAGTCGTCTGCAGCGTAATATACGGCTTGGGACCGAATTCGCCCACGACGGCCGCTACGCTATAGTCTCCGACTGGCGGCAGCGCTCCGCCCACCGACCTTGCCGGCTGGAGCGATCCTTCTGCAAGCAGGAATCTGCCGACGTTCTCCGGCCGGCCCAGGCATGCGTCGATTGC from the Cohnella hashimotonis genome contains:
- a CDS encoding CpaF/VirB11 family protein yields the protein MTAVYGKADDGQDGERPDPLSRFSAAAYAAQLQEGKQGPPPYGISEEGVSGPGGQDLGALTEEARHMLASPRGFSDDDRRRYAEKLNRAVIGFPQERQELLAILSDWIIKKRLQHASFGQLPYGSLAEALFAEVIGLNVLELVLKDREGLEEVQVVGTRIFEVRDGVASRSAFSFNTIAQVERIQQNLVLFNDDSISPRKRWAEVLLQDGSRVTMTGFGFTAQPTLTIRFYTVRRFDLQTLLRPEYRSIDESVYRLLRCIVKSRFNMVVIGPTNTGKTHLIKALIAAMPDEERIVTIEGRFELRLQRDFPDKNVIEYEADEDDPQHGPQQAFKLALRQSPQRICHAEIRDADANIYVRACTRGHEGSITSVHANSLEDVPDAITDMCMLDGRAMNAARLTRRIAEHVTQIGFEMRMVGGSRKLVRIGEYVFRGDAIEVRDWARYDEARGAWLLKAELSERAWERIGRLDPESCAWLRGGRGADSC
- a CDS encoding thioredoxin family protein; translated protein: MSQQLAHKFNQGISPRAFMDGMEKNKEDFNANYDSFTWPDAKSQEFFESLNNRDDLRAMIITADWCGDALRSVPVVFRAFETAGIPTEVMIIEQHFDLIDQHLTLGGRSIPIVLVTDTGGALLGKWGPRPQHVQDVMIAFKEANPDNQAPTYQDNLSVARKEIVKQYGDASEYTPVILWELQDVLERV
- a CDS encoding cupredoxin domain-containing protein, whose protein sequence is MSKVMFISKKRIQWYIAALAIVVLGAAYAGWHRTQAASAPPPTDVQVRYIVTTEFNSTTDSGQEIEAYRWDPGTIPVKKGQPVELRITGVNGQSHPFTIEGLGVKATVTKGKTTVVRFTPKEAGTYAIVCETHSDPKDGVPMVGYLVVQ
- a CDS encoding DedA family protein, with product MDTIHEWLNQLLHWIESLGYFGIVIGLAIEVIPSEIVLGYGGYLVWKGDVNFWGAVACGVIGALIQQWILYAIGRYGGRPIVDRYGKFLHLKPKHVDKSEQWFQKYGPIIVFTARFVPVMRQVISIPAGMARMNLALFSGLTLLASIPWSILFVWLGKSLGDNWEQIDEKAAPYVRPIILIALAALIVYFVYIYLRKRGKSI
- a CDS encoding SAF domain-containing protein codes for the protein MNRGRQIRISVSAAVLSGLLVYGVYLLQMRQIRLTETIEVVVPKQFVPAGTSLGREMLTKLRLPSGAVTDEMIVDMDDADGLESSVPLGGGEPLLRWKLDKFRLLPRLGEATFQVPRDYVKSVSSGIRAGDRAIVYLSAEGGASRRLFAEPVVVAAVKTASNQEIDNPKSSNLLSMAEGDKERMYASRRDANGSIDAVNLNLTEAQWLELDNACKEGKSKLIVAFDASSFESGEASGS
- a CDS encoding dehydrogenase, whose amino-acid sequence is MKNDLGKHAGSLPTARVIRRACGNELYRTVKRLKAYVPDAKVKEAEELYVRRVMLNLLWIHEHRSDRKKLADWWEAEVSSDIASLWEIDQDRLVRAFRDAFGG
- a CDS encoding MBL fold metallo-hydrolase, whose product is MLTFQAFPLGPLQTNAYVVVDATRTRAIVIDPGTADPALLRKVAGLQVEAILLTHAHFDHIGGVDELRTKWGCPVYLHPLEKDWLTDPAKNGSARWSDVTAPVKSGPPDHTLADGQKLQLIGETFEVRHTPGHSPGSVSFVCGDLVFAGDALFRRSVGRTDLPGGHQDTLAKSIRGKLYTLPDDTLVLPGHGPETTIGEEKQENPYVSA